One window of the Colletotrichum lupini chromosome 9, complete sequence genome contains the following:
- a CDS encoding RanGTP-binding protein, with amino-acid sequence MDALLAKLGAQAMNMAIRSGIALTSTYAFSQCSRLMKTVDDRTVRSDIKKLQKRLDSKIKARCHLLIVSPAIDLIEFKYIINDSLENRDLFADYLLDQVEETPSWSQPFLWPRVFVEISIDSERQFEELKAIIKDMKDLLAQLDNDIPLLHMAISASGESLNSAMSPHISPSRFSQAGTFLTYGDSQFAVDPTRPVQIGPIFTLSIYMLFLGHSSKSAKGSKHAANPQTPQKSSFGESAQPYGIGEGDRKPLWQEVMHKARVRLCRTPMDHVFDSEEGFRPKAPKDQDSDESRFYGSNPFGIGPRNEYAYHLEIIEDLDDGRAHDDLEADDTPYDDIVRAGIRESIPIYQISRIFYADTGRILNIGSDDGDNNPVLLLKRDVLAKPPLKTQEEMMSFQDEPDSPTAFKAGSESEDIDEQDDVDRQLREESAALDTPQELPEPPVSHPRRSFPSHLDPEWIALEVFEEDESDSSDTEDEDVVEQLPSLPTLATPTSARGSPRPALRNSRTSLDSRLMAQIQNLSVQSSPFSRSVRSPTPTQPFSQEVAKHSLNSSDSFAARSPFYAVVTSLSLMEMLIRLTSLQEFQQAPHLTMHDHILNFFLEESSTTGLTGEERLRARTETKKRVGFDPYTDTPSRQ; translated from the exons ATGGACGCCTTACTTGCGAAGCTGGGAGCCCAGGCAATGAACATGGCCATCAGGTCAGGCATTGCCTTGACCTCAACCTATGCCTTCTCCCAGTGTTCTCGCCTCATGAAGACTGTCGATGATCGAACTGTCCGTTCAGATATCAAGAAGCTCCAGAAGAGGCTGGACAGCAAAATCAAGGCAAGATGCCACCTTCTG ATCGTCTCTCCTGCAATAGATCTCATAGAGTTCAAGTACATCATCAATGATTCCCTCGAGAATCGAGACTTGTTTGCTGATTACCTCTTAGATCAGGTAGAGGAAACGCCTTCTTGGAGTCAGCCCTTCCTCTGGCCAAGAGTCTTCGTCGAGATATC TATCGACTCTGAGAGGCAATTCGAAGAACTGAAAGCCATCATCAAAGACATGAAAGATCTCTTGGCCCAGCTGGACAATGATATCCCCCTGTTGCATATGGCCATATCAGCGTCAGGAGAGAGTCTTAATTCTGCAATGTCCCCCCATATATCGCCTTCGAGGTTCTCGCAAGCAGGAACCTTCCTCACCTATGGTGATAGTCAATTCGCCGTCGATCCTACTCGTCCGGTGCAGATTGGACCCATCTTTACACTGTCAATCTACATGCTGTTCCTCGGTCACTCCTCAAAATCTGCCAAGGGAAGCAAGCATGCTGCAAACCCGCAAACACCCCAAAAAAGCTCCTTCGGCGAAAGCGCCCAACCTTACGGTATTGGAGAGGGGGACCGCAAGCCATTGTGGCAAGAAGTCATGCACAAAGCCAGGGTACGACTGTGTCGGACACCTATGGACCATGTCTTTGACTCTGAAGAAGGCTTTCGACCGAAAGCGCCCAAAGATCAAGACTCTGACGAATCAAGGTTTTATGGTTCAAATCCTTTCGGCATTGGCCCGCGCAACGAGTATGCTTACCACTTGGAAATCATTGAGGACCTAGATGATGGGCGCGCTCATGACGACCTGGAAGCAGACGACACTCCGTATGACGATATCGTGCGGGCGGGTATTCGTGAGTCTATACCGATCTATCAAATATCCAGGATCTTCTACGCCGACACTGGCCGAATTCTCAACATTGGCAGTGACGACGGCGACAACAATCCAGTCTTGTTGCTGAAACGGGACGTTCTCGCCAAGCCACCTCTCAAGACTCAAGAGGAAATGATGTCTTTCCAGGATGAGCCGGACTCACCGACAGCTTTTAAGGCCGGTAGTGAATCAGAAGACATAGATGAGCAGGATGACGTTGACAGGCAGCTTCGAGAAGAGAGCGCAGCGCTGGACACCCCTCAAGAATTGCCTGAGCCTCCCGTTTCTCATCCTCGCAGAAGCTTCCCGAGCCACTTAGATCCGGAATGGATCGCTCTGGAGGTTTTCGAAGAGGATGAGTCGGATAGCAGCGATACGGAAGATGAAGATGTTGTTGAGCAGCTGCCTAGCTTACCAACGTTGGCAACGCCTACTTCGGCAAGAGGGTCTCCTAGACCAGCCTTGCGGAACTCTCGTACTTCGCTGGACTCGAGACTCATGGCACAAATCCAGAATTTATCTGTGCAGTCATCCCCCTTCAGTAGAAGCGTGAGATCGCCGACGCCGACGCAGCCCTTCTCGCAAGAAGTGGCAAAGCATTCGCTGAACAGTTCAGACTCGTTCGCGGCGAGGTCACCATTTTATGCCGTCGTCACTTCTCTGTCTCTCATGGAGATGCTGATTCGACTGACGAGTTTGCAAGAGTTCCAGCAGGCACCGCATCTCACGATGCACGACCATATCCTGAACTTCTTCTTGGAGGAATCATCGACGACTGGGCTCACGGGAGAAGAGCGTTTGAGGGCTCGAACGGAGACGAAAAAGCGTGTTGGTTTTGATCCGTACACTGATACCCCATCTAGACAATAG